The Flavobacterium piscisymbiosum genome includes a region encoding these proteins:
- a CDS encoding M20 metallopeptidase family protein — MKLILSIFILVFIFSLEQIDKENPSKLSVENATHKRISADTDKIYDKLVELRRDFHENPELAGNEKRTQEIVKQYLLDLGIEVVMEVHGYSIVGILKGDKKGKSIAWRADMDALPNDFPDKVDFKSKIKGIQHGCGHDVHLAIALGIAEVLSKNKQSIKGTIYFIFQSEEETFAGAKGMIDKGLFSKINPEEIYGLHISALPVGEIMVKPNEMFAYQKRIRIKLKDELSKDETKALTAKIQSLLSRVQTCTKPWEIQSIVDPEIGLINQNTIFKDYLFVDGQFNVYSKNGELFLEAYLYETNKSNLPKIIPQIEELLAKEKYTQKVISVSFVQENPTVINDENLTKKAIKSLNKIYGNNLVVNDFGQIPYFNDDFAYFQQKIPGVYFLLGGSNSEKGIVAMNHAPNFTVDEESIKIGVRSFSSLIIERLNTK; from the coding sequence ATGAAACTTATTCTATCAATATTTATTCTGGTATTTATCTTTAGCTTAGAACAAATAGATAAAGAAAATCCGTCAAAACTATCTGTCGAAAATGCAACTCATAAACGCATTTCGGCAGATACTGACAAAATTTACGACAAGCTGGTAGAACTTAGAAGAGATTTTCATGAGAATCCTGAACTGGCAGGAAATGAAAAACGTACTCAGGAAATCGTAAAACAATATTTGTTAGACTTAGGAATCGAAGTTGTAATGGAGGTACACGGGTATAGTATTGTAGGGATTCTGAAAGGAGACAAAAAGGGGAAAAGTATTGCATGGAGAGCGGATATGGATGCCTTGCCAAATGATTTTCCTGACAAAGTTGATTTTAAATCCAAAATAAAAGGAATACAGCATGGTTGCGGACATGACGTACATCTTGCAATTGCATTGGGAATAGCCGAAGTACTTTCGAAAAACAAACAATCAATAAAAGGAACAATTTATTTTATATTTCAATCAGAAGAAGAAACATTTGCCGGAGCAAAAGGTATGATAGACAAAGGTTTATTTTCGAAAATAAATCCTGAAGAAATTTATGGTTTACATATAAGCGCATTGCCGGTAGGGGAAATTATGGTGAAACCAAATGAAATGTTTGCGTACCAAAAACGAATCAGAATCAAACTGAAAGATGAATTATCGAAAGACGAAACCAAAGCGCTTACAGCGAAAATTCAAAGTTTGCTTTCTCGTGTCCAAACCTGTACTAAACCCTGGGAAATACAATCTATAGTTGATCCTGAAATTGGATTAATCAATCAGAATACAATTTTTAAAGATTATCTTTTTGTCGACGGTCAATTTAATGTCTACTCAAAAAACGGCGAACTTTTTTTAGAAGCCTATTTGTATGAAACCAATAAATCGAATCTGCCAAAAATAATACCTCAAATAGAAGAGTTACTGGCCAAAGAAAAATACACACAAAAAGTGATTTCAGTATCTTTCGTACAAGAAAATCCAACAGTAATTAATGATGAAAACCTGACCAAAAAAGCCATAAAATCGCTAAATAAAATTTATGGGAATAATTTGGTGGTAAATGATTTTGGACAAATTCCATATTTTAATGATGATTTTGCTTATTTTCAACAAAAAATACCTGGAGTATATTTCTTATTGGGAGGGTCAAATAGTGAAAAAGGGATTGTAGCAATGAATCACGCCCCTAATTTTACTGTTGATGAAGAAAGTATAAAAATAGGTGTTAGGAGTTTTTCATCTTTAATAATTGAAAGACTAAATACAAAATAA
- a CDS encoding DUF1349 domain-containing protein: MKKTILAIGLLLSLTEIKAQSLEKMHWFNEPEKWQIKDNSLIMQVTPKSDYWRISHYGFTVDDGPFYYSIYGGEFETKVKLTGNYKTRFDQMGLMIRVDEKNYIKTGVEFVDGKFNISTVVTHEKSDWSVNVLDKVPPFVWIKAVRRLDAVEIYYSLDDKNYILTRNAPLQDNTPVMVGLMAACPDGNGFEAKFENFSVKHLADQRRLEWLKDHQ, from the coding sequence ATGAAAAAAACTATATTAGCTATTGGCCTCTTACTGAGCTTAACGGAAATAAAAGCACAGAGTCTTGAAAAAATGCATTGGTTTAATGAACCTGAAAAATGGCAGATAAAAGACAATAGCTTAATTATGCAGGTAACACCAAAAAGTGATTATTGGAGAATCTCTCATTATGGCTTTACTGTCGATGATGGCCCATTTTATTACAGTATTTACGGAGGTGAATTTGAAACGAAAGTAAAACTAACAGGTAATTATAAAACCCGTTTCGACCAAATGGGACTTATGATTCGTGTAGATGAAAAAAATTACATTAAAACAGGCGTTGAGTTTGTAGACGGTAAATTTAATATCAGTACGGTTGTAACGCATGAAAAAAGCGACTGGAGTGTGAATGTACTGGACAAAGTTCCTCCTTTTGTATGGATCAAGGCGGTGCGCAGATTAGACGCTGTAGAGATTTATTATTCTTTGGATGATAAAAACTATATCCTGACCCGTAATGCTCCACTGCAGGATAATACTCCTGTTATGGTAGGACTTATGGCAGCTTGCCCTGATGGAAACGGATTTGAAGCCAAATTCGAAAATTTTTCTGTGAAACATCTTGCAGATCAGAGACGTTTAGAATGGCTTAAAGATCACCAATAG
- a CDS encoding response regulator transcription factor produces the protein MAINNHQDTENIRELLDIKLFSQPFSGFSQPNMQLDDGKMIATLYAKLENTISVLSDLKERKSYIYSGGVAQQLGFEPTKTAINSIWEDELLSRVHPDDLQKKYRLEFQFFKLLKSISLNERLNYNVITKLRIKNNDGKYLLIKHRLLYLSSTDEGNVSLVLCLYNMVYDYPGFDVPDGVIINTSTGVILDSEQGRFDDLLSIREGEIIQLINLGMRSKEIADKLSLSIHTVNRHRQNIFQKLNVNNAMEACRIANATGLIPR, from the coding sequence ATGGCTATAAATAACCATCAGGATACTGAAAATATTCGTGAGTTACTGGATATAAAACTGTTTTCTCAGCCGTTTTCAGGTTTTTCTCAGCCTAATATGCAACTCGACGATGGTAAAATGATCGCTACACTATACGCCAAACTAGAAAACACCATTAGCGTACTTAGCGATCTAAAAGAAAGAAAAAGTTATATTTATTCTGGCGGAGTCGCTCAGCAGTTGGGATTTGAGCCCACAAAAACAGCCATAAATTCTATTTGGGAAGATGAATTATTGAGCCGGGTTCATCCCGATGATCTTCAGAAAAAATACCGACTCGAATTTCAGTTTTTTAAGTTATTGAAATCTATTAGTTTAAATGAACGCCTTAATTATAATGTAATTACCAAACTAAGAATTAAAAACAACGACGGCAAATATCTTTTGATTAAACATCGGTTACTATACCTGAGCAGTACAGATGAAGGAAATGTTTCGCTGGTACTTTGCCTGTACAACATGGTTTATGATTATCCGGGATTTGATGTTCCTGACGGAGTGATTATTAATACCAGCACAGGCGTAATTTTAGATAGCGAACAAGGCCGTTTTGATGATTTGCTATCGATAAGAGAAGGAGAAATTATTCAGCTTATTAATTTAGGAATGCGAAGCAAAGAAATCGCCGATAAACTGTCCCTGAGCATACATACTGTGAATAGGCACCGTCAAAATATTTTTCAAAAACTCAATGTAAATAATGCCATGGAGGCCTGCAGAATTGCAAATGCCACGGGATTAATACCACGTTAG
- a CDS encoding efflux RND transporter permease subunit — translation MFRKFIENPVLSTVISIIIVILGLLGLASLPISQYPEIAPPTVVVNASYQGASADVVLKSVIIPLEEQINGVENMSYMTSTASSNGSAAITIFFKQGTNPDMAAVNVQNRVTKATSLLPNEVIKSGITTSKQLSSTALSFLLYSNDGKYDEKFLDNYLRINIMPELKRVVGVGGAEIYSSREYSMRIWLKPDAMANQGLVPDDIIAALQEQNIEAAPGKIGENSKESVQYALKFTGRLENPAEFENIVLRSGKQGSLLRLKDVADIEFGALDYTSSLITQGKVSSGGQISQISGSNARELIIACEDILKKASKDFPPGVEYHTFLNANDFLDASIEKVIYTIIEAFILVFIVVFVFLQDFRSTLIPAIAVPVSIIGTFFFLKLFGFTINLLTLFALVLAIGIVVDDAIVVVEAVHAKLDQGAKSAKKATIHAMSEISGAIISITLIMSAVFVPVTFITGSAGVFYKQFGLTLAVAILISAVNALTLSPALCAILLKPHDPEKSNHNKGFLPKFYAGFNVAFDALTHKYIGAVRFLIRRKWISLVAIAVFGMIFYALIKTTPTGFVPNEDGGAIYGNVVLPASSTLERTEKITKEVDSIARSIPEIELSSTLSGMDLIHGNGGSYGALFIRLKPWKDRKGKNQDVNSVVAKLFEKTAHIKGASVIFFAAPTLQGFGNNNGFEVQLQDRTGGSYQDFDKNIAKFMAEINKRPEIMYATNPFNITFPEMEVNVNVAKCKDAGVSVKTVLNTLQGYFGGIYASDINKFGKQYRVMLQSHADYRAKESDINKVFVRTDKGAMAPISEFVTLKKTYGPEFINRFNLFTSTSVTGTPNAGYSSGDAIKAIEEVAAQTLDRGYAYEFSGLTKEELSSGSQTTLIFGLCLVFIYFLLSAQYKSYILPFSVLLSLPIGLAGAFIFANLFGVDNNIFLQISLIMLIGLLAKNAILIVEFALLHRLSGRSLVQSAIFGAKARLRPILMTSFAFIFGLIPLMIATGAGALSNRSIGTAAVGGMLIGTLFGVFVIPVLFIIFQSLQEKVGGVKVPVHEPRVID, via the coding sequence ATGTTTAGAAAATTTATAGAAAATCCGGTATTATCCACCGTAATATCGATCATCATAGTGATTTTGGGATTGCTGGGATTAGCCTCTCTGCCCATATCACAATATCCTGAAATTGCCCCGCCAACAGTTGTGGTAAACGCTTCCTATCAGGGAGCCAGCGCCGATGTGGTTCTGAAAAGTGTAATTATTCCTCTCGAAGAACAAATAAACGGTGTTGAGAATATGAGTTATATGACCTCAACTGCCAGCAGCAATGGTAGTGCAGCGATAACCATATTTTTTAAACAGGGAACAAATCCTGATATGGCTGCCGTAAATGTGCAAAACAGGGTTACGAAAGCGACCAGTTTATTGCCCAATGAAGTTATTAAATCAGGTATTACTACCAGCAAACAATTGAGCAGTACAGCTTTGAGTTTCTTGCTGTACAGCAACGATGGGAAATACGACGAAAAATTCCTTGATAATTATTTAAGGATCAACATTATGCCCGAACTGAAACGTGTTGTAGGTGTGGGTGGAGCCGAGATTTATAGCAGCCGTGAATATTCGATGCGTATTTGGTTAAAACCCGATGCAATGGCCAATCAGGGTTTGGTTCCGGATGATATTATTGCCGCATTGCAGGAACAAAACATCGAAGCTGCTCCGGGGAAAATTGGAGAAAATAGTAAAGAATCGGTTCAATATGCCTTAAAATTTACAGGCCGACTTGAAAATCCGGCAGAGTTTGAAAACATTGTTTTAAGAAGTGGTAAACAAGGAAGTTTATTACGATTGAAAGATGTCGCCGATATTGAGTTTGGCGCTTTAGATTATACTTCATCTCTTATCACACAAGGTAAAGTTTCTTCGGGAGGACAAATCAGTCAGATTTCAGGATCGAACGCCAGAGAATTAATTATTGCCTGCGAGGATATCCTAAAAAAAGCATCCAAAGATTTTCCGCCGGGAGTAGAATATCATACGTTCTTAAATGCCAATGACTTTCTGGACGCTTCGATTGAGAAGGTAATTTATACGATTATCGAAGCTTTTATTCTGGTTTTTATTGTGGTGTTTGTTTTTTTGCAAGATTTTAGATCCACACTAATACCGGCAATTGCAGTTCCGGTTTCGATTATTGGTACTTTCTTTTTCCTGAAGTTATTCGGTTTTACCATTAATTTATTGACACTTTTTGCTTTGGTTCTTGCCATTGGTATTGTTGTCGATGATGCGATTGTGGTCGTCGAGGCCGTTCATGCAAAACTCGATCAGGGTGCAAAATCGGCCAAGAAAGCGACTATTCATGCCATGAGCGAGATTAGTGGAGCAATTATTTCGATTACCTTAATTATGTCGGCGGTTTTTGTTCCGGTAACTTTTATTACAGGTTCAGCAGGAGTGTTTTACAAACAATTTGGTCTGACATTGGCTGTAGCCATCTTAATTTCGGCTGTGAATGCCTTGACTTTAAGTCCCGCGCTTTGTGCTATTTTATTAAAACCACACGATCCTGAAAAATCGAATCACAATAAAGGGTTTTTGCCAAAATTCTATGCTGGTTTTAATGTAGCTTTTGATGCCTTAACCCATAAATATATTGGAGCAGTTCGATTCCTGATTCGTAGAAAATGGATATCCTTAGTCGCTATAGCAGTATTTGGGATGATATTTTATGCTTTAATCAAAACTACACCTACAGGTTTTGTACCCAATGAAGATGGCGGCGCGATTTACGGAAATGTAGTTTTACCAGCCTCTTCGACACTGGAACGTACTGAAAAAATTACAAAAGAAGTCGACAGTATTGCCAGAAGTATTCCTGAAATTGAACTTTCGTCTACATTATCAGGAATGGATTTAATTCACGGAAACGGAGGTTCTTACGGCGCTTTGTTTATTCGATTAAAACCGTGGAAAGACAGGAAAGGAAAAAATCAGGATGTCAATTCAGTTGTGGCTAAGTTGTTCGAAAAGACAGCTCACATAAAAGGGGCAAGTGTCATTTTCTTTGCCGCGCCAACTTTGCAGGGATTTGGAAACAACAACGGATTCGAAGTGCAATTGCAGGATCGAACCGGAGGAAGCTATCAGGATTTTGATAAAAACATCGCAAAGTTTATGGCCGAAATCAATAAGCGACCGGAGATTATGTACGCAACCAATCCGTTTAATATTACGTTTCCGGAAATGGAAGTGAATGTAAATGTGGCAAAATGTAAAGATGCCGGCGTTAGCGTAAAAACCGTTCTGAATACACTTCAGGGATATTTTGGCGGAATCTACGCTTCGGACATTAATAAATTCGGAAAACAATACAGAGTAATGCTGCAATCGCATGCAGATTACAGAGCCAAAGAAAGTGACATCAATAAAGTTTTTGTTCGAACAGATAAAGGAGCAATGGCACCAATTTCTGAATTTGTAACCTTGAAAAAAACATACGGTCCGGAATTTATAAACCGTTTTAATCTGTTTACCTCAACCTCGGTTACTGGTACGCCAAATGCCGGATACAGCTCGGGCGATGCCATAAAAGCAATCGAAGAAGTCGCAGCACAAACTTTAGACAGAGGATATGCTTATGAGTTTTCCGGTTTAACCAAAGAAGAATTGTCAAGCGGAAGTCAGACCACCTTAATCTTCGGACTTTGTCTGGTCTTTATTTACTTCTTATTAAGTGCACAATACAAGAGTTATATCCTGCCATTTTCGGTATTGTTATCCTTACCAATCGGGCTTGCAGGAGCTTTTATATTTGCGAATTTGTTTGGGGTTGATAATAATATTTTCCTTCAGATCAGTTTGATTATGCTAATTGGTCTTTTGGCCAAAAATGCCATTCTTATTGTAGAGTTCGCCTTATTACATCGCTTAAGCGGAAGAAGTTTGGTACAGTCGGCCATATTTGGGGCAAAAGCCAGATTACGCCCAATTTTGATGACATCGTTTGCTTTTATCTTCGGATTGATTCCACTAATGATTGCTACTGGTGCCGGAGCTTTAAGCAACAGATCGATTGGTACAGCTGCCGTTGGTGGAATGTTGATTGGTACGTTATTCGGGGTTTTTGTAATTCCGGTTTTGTTTATCATTTTCCAGTCGTTGCAGGAAAAAGTGGGAGGGGTTAAAGTGCCTGTTCATGAGCCTAGAGTAATTGATTAG
- a CDS encoding retroviral-like aspartic protease family protein: MKNRIIIVLIFLSVNAFAQKEKVMRDSISMKINEQNTIYVEAVFNETDTLVLNFDTGTTELILIYNVLKNKNKIKSATQLYNTPYNLKIGTNNYKVKVYDAELTGHGTDGRFGWDLFKNKIVELNYDKNLMVVHSILPDYVEKNKEFTKLNMEFIEDLLLVVSEIKQSNVVNKNVFLFDTGYQRTAMLDNDLMAQGKFPAEKMEVIKKVIMKGAQGNEIPVITSNLEMLKIGKYKLKNVPVQQTTANKPLKDINVHILGNEVLKRFNTFLDFQKNVVYLKPNHLFNDKYIEGKKKEI, encoded by the coding sequence ATGAAAAATAGAATAATTATTGTTTTAATATTCCTATCTGTCAATGCTTTTGCGCAAAAAGAAAAAGTAATGCGCGATAGTATTTCAATGAAAATTAACGAGCAGAATACAATATATGTAGAAGCAGTTTTTAATGAAACAGATACTCTGGTTCTCAACTTTGATACAGGAACAACAGAGCTTATTTTGATATATAATGTTCTTAAAAATAAAAATAAGATTAAATCGGCAACACAACTTTATAATACTCCATACAATTTGAAAATTGGAACTAACAATTATAAAGTAAAAGTGTATGACGCAGAATTAACTGGACACGGAACAGATGGCAGGTTTGGTTGGGATCTCTTTAAAAACAAGATTGTTGAATTAAATTACGATAAGAATTTAATGGTCGTACATTCAATATTGCCTGATTATGTTGAAAAAAACAAAGAATTTACAAAACTTAATATGGAGTTTATAGAAGATTTGCTATTAGTAGTAAGTGAAATTAAACAAAGTAATGTTGTAAATAAAAACGTATTTCTTTTTGATACCGGTTATCAAAGAACAGCAATGCTTGACAATGATTTAATGGCACAAGGAAAATTTCCTGCTGAGAAAATGGAAGTCATAAAAAAAGTAATCATGAAAGGCGCTCAGGGAAATGAAATTCCTGTGATTACTTCGAATTTGGAAATGCTGAAAATTGGAAAGTATAAATTAAAAAACGTTCCTGTTCAACAAACAACGGCAAACAAACCATTAAAAGATATCAATGTTCATATTTTGGGCAATGAAGTTCTTAAGAGATTTAACACCTTTCTTGATTTTCAAAAGAATGTTGTCTACCTGAAGCCCAATCATTTATTCAATGATAAATATATAGAAGGAAAGAAAAAAGAGATATGA
- a CDS encoding MFS transporter, which translates to MNANPAELNIETTKKILPIILATSIFMQMLDSTILNTSITAIAKDLHESPLDMQNAIISYVLTLALFMPVSGFLSDKFGTKKVFIFALLLFSIGSLFCSLSQNLSHLIFSRVIQGIGGSLMTPVGKLALIRTFPKKELLKAMNFAIIPALIGPVLGPLVGGYMVDYLSWHWIFLINIPFGIIGILLSLKYMPDYKSPIIDFDLKGFLIFAAASLLLSISLELFGNTVRVTPVLLVLMSGFLMLYWYYKHAVTDNNPLFPLNLFKVRTFRVGIVGNLATRLGFSSIPLLLPMMIQIAYGQSAVTSGWIVAPMALTAMFGKSAVIKILNKYGYRKTLMVNTFIIGVLICALAIPSIHTSFYWYIPIISVLGFFNSIQFTSMNSISIADLRVYHTSSGNSLVSVNQQLAIGFGIAFGLLVLKIFQGDIKLIHNEIHNAFRYTFLVVGFLTILSGLVFRRLHDKDGDNLKSGI; encoded by the coding sequence ATGAACGCAAACCCTGCAGAACTAAACATTGAAACCACCAAAAAAATATTACCCATTATTTTGGCGACTTCGATCTTTATGCAAATGCTCGATTCTACTATTTTAAATACTTCGATAACGGCTATTGCCAAAGATCTGCACGAATCGCCGCTTGATATGCAGAATGCCATTATTAGCTATGTATTAACTCTTGCGCTTTTTATGCCGGTTAGTGGTTTTTTATCGGATAAATTTGGGACGAAGAAAGTATTTATTTTTGCTTTATTGTTGTTCAGTATCGGATCTTTGTTTTGTTCGCTTTCGCAGAATTTAAGCCATCTGATTTTTTCGCGTGTTATTCAGGGGATCGGAGGAAGTTTAATGACACCCGTAGGTAAATTGGCGCTCATTAGAACATTTCCTAAAAAAGAATTATTAAAAGCAATGAATTTTGCCATTATTCCAGCCTTGATAGGTCCTGTTTTAGGTCCTTTGGTTGGTGGTTATATGGTCGATTATTTATCGTGGCACTGGATTTTCCTGATCAATATTCCGTTTGGGATTATTGGTATTCTCTTAAGTCTTAAGTATATGCCTGACTATAAATCTCCCATAATCGATTTTGACTTAAAAGGTTTCCTGATTTTTGCTGCGGCTTCCCTCCTTTTGTCTATTTCTTTAGAATTATTTGGCAATACCGTTCGCGTAACACCGGTTTTATTGGTATTAATGTCCGGATTTTTAATGTTGTATTGGTATTATAAACATGCCGTGACAGACAACAATCCTCTTTTTCCATTGAATTTATTTAAGGTAAGAACTTTTCGCGTAGGCATAGTAGGTAATCTGGCGACGCGTTTGGGCTTTAGTTCTATTCCGTTGTTATTGCCTATGATGATTCAGATTGCATACGGACAATCGGCAGTAACTTCAGGATGGATTGTCGCCCCCATGGCTCTTACGGCGATGTTTGGAAAATCGGCTGTAATTAAGATTTTAAATAAATACGGTTATAGAAAAACCTTAATGGTGAATACTTTTATTATCGGGGTTTTAATTTGTGCCCTGGCTATTCCGTCAATTCATACTTCTTTCTATTGGTATATTCCCATTATTTCGGTGTTAGGATTCTTTAACTCCATTCAGTTTACTTCTATGAATTCTATTTCTATTGCCGATTTAAGGGTTTATCATACCAGTAGCGGAAATTCTTTAGTTTCTGTCAATCAGCAGCTCGCAATTGGTTTTGGAATTGCTTTTGGACTCTTGGTTCTTAAAATATTTCAGGGTGATATAAAACTCATTCATAATGAAATTCACAATGCATTTCGATATACATTTTTAGTGGTAGGTTTTCTAACTATTCTTTCCGGATTAGTTTTTAGAAGACTTCATGATAAAGATGGTGATAATTTAAAATCAGGAATTTAA
- a CDS encoding efflux RND transporter periplasmic adaptor subunit, whose amino-acid sequence MKKIAAILFIGTLSIVSCETKKTEQTESPVSYPTLTLKAQKADVSVEYPTTLEGEQTVEIRSKVDGYIEQVYVEEGSAVAKGQALFKIDANSYLQEVNNKKAAVLAAEASLETAVIQTKRTSALAEKKIINNYELTSAKNIERVKRAELSQANADLSSAKSKLAFTNIVSPINGVVGSLPFKIGSLVSSSAPDPLTTVANTKNIYAYFSLSQQQLNSFLGQFSGNQLKDKFRNMPEVSLVTADGETYSSKGKIQTLSGVLNAGTGSANFKAVFPNPQGKLWSGASATIVIPRQFTAAILVPKKAVFELQSRFFVFTVDAQNVVHNTEIKIRNESTEKEYVVTEGVKAGDIIITEGIGNLRDGVKIAPISSSKK is encoded by the coding sequence ATGAAAAAAATAGCAGCAATCCTGTTTATAGGAACACTTTCGATAGTTTCATGCGAGACTAAAAAAACAGAACAAACAGAAAGTCCGGTATCATATCCAACGCTTACGCTAAAGGCTCAAAAAGCCGATGTTTCGGTAGAATATCCCACCACTTTAGAAGGGGAACAAACTGTCGAAATACGCTCAAAAGTAGACGGTTATATAGAGCAGGTTTATGTAGAAGAAGGTTCGGCTGTAGCCAAAGGACAAGCGTTGTTTAAAATCGATGCCAATAGTTATTTGCAGGAAGTAAACAACAAGAAAGCCGCAGTTCTCGCCGCCGAAGCCAGTCTGGAAACAGCCGTTATTCAAACCAAAAGAACATCGGCTTTAGCTGAAAAGAAAATTATAAACAACTACGAATTAACCTCAGCCAAAAATATAGAACGCGTAAAACGAGCCGAATTAAGCCAGGCCAATGCTGATTTATCTTCGGCAAAATCGAAATTGGCGTTCACGAATATTGTTAGCCCAATTAATGGAGTTGTGGGAAGTTTACCTTTTAAAATAGGAAGTTTGGTCAGCAGTTCGGCACCGGATCCTTTGACTACAGTTGCCAATACCAAAAATATTTACGCTTATTTCTCTTTAAGTCAGCAGCAGTTAAACTCTTTTTTGGGACAATTTTCAGGTAATCAATTAAAAGATAAATTCAGGAATATGCCCGAAGTTTCTCTGGTTACTGCCGATGGAGAAACCTATTCCTCAAAAGGAAAAATCCAGACTTTAAGCGGAGTTTTAAATGCAGGTACAGGATCTGCCAATTTCAAAGCCGTTTTTCCAAATCCGCAAGGAAAACTTTGGAGTGGAGCAAGTGCTACAATTGTGATTCCAAGACAGTTTACAGCCGCCATTTTGGTTCCTAAAAAAGCAGTATTCGAATTGCAAAGCCGCTTTTTTGTCTTTACAGTAGACGCTCAAAACGTAGTGCACAACACTGAAATAAAAATAAGAAACGAATCAACCGAAAAAGAATATGTAGTAACCGAAGGAGTAAAAGCCGGAGATATCATCATTACAGAAGGAATAGGAAATTTAAGAGACGGAGTAAAAATCGCACCGATTTCTTCTTCAAAAAAATAA
- a CDS encoding TolC family protein, whose amino-acid sequence MKKYNHKLIIIILIVASIWSSCKITKPYTKPAASVTYRDPESKDTTNIATMKWSELFTDLALQKLISDGLAANLDLKIAVERINQATVNVKLSKAAFLPSVNGNLSVKESRLAFPQGFGLFDQSTQYDLGIIAGWEIDVWGKLKSAKKSALANLLATDAAKRAVQTQLIANIANSYYELLILDEQLKVLKKTAKNRETDAETIKVLFENSIINGVAVVQSEANFYEAELAIPDIEQKITETENALCILLAKSPTKIERGYLEQQTLTYDLKIGVPMQLLANRPDVQQAEYNFRAAFEETNVARAYFYPALTISGAAGFSSFGLKDWFTNGGLFGNIAGGLTQPIFNKGINKGRLATALSLQKEALYNFEFSMLKASEEVSNALSKYDNAALKEEKRKKQLEALFKAVEFNKELLNNSTTNYTDVLTAEQNLLNAQLRGIDDQSQKLHAVVNLYRALGGGWN is encoded by the coding sequence ATGAAGAAATACAATCATAAATTAATCATCATTATACTGATTGTTGCCAGTATATGGAGTTCGTGCAAGATCACGAAACCCTATACAAAACCCGCAGCATCAGTAACGTATCGTGATCCTGAAAGTAAGGACACGACAAATATTGCAACCATGAAATGGTCAGAACTATTTACAGATCTTGCATTGCAAAAGCTAATTTCGGATGGATTGGCTGCAAACCTGGATTTAAAGATTGCGGTGGAACGCATTAATCAGGCAACAGTGAATGTTAAGCTGAGTAAAGCCGCTTTTCTGCCTTCGGTAAACGGAAATCTATCTGTTAAAGAATCCAGATTGGCTTTCCCGCAAGGGTTTGGACTTTTCGATCAATCGACACAATACGATTTAGGAATTATTGCCGGATGGGAAATTGATGTTTGGGGTAAATTAAAAAGCGCTAAGAAAAGCGCATTAGCAAATTTATTGGCTACAGATGCTGCCAAACGTGCTGTTCAAACCCAATTGATCGCCAATATTGCCAATTCGTATTATGAATTATTAATTCTCGACGAGCAATTAAAAGTACTTAAAAAGACAGCTAAAAACAGAGAAACCGATGCTGAAACAATCAAGGTTCTTTTCGAAAATTCTATTATTAATGGAGTTGCAGTGGTGCAAAGTGAAGCCAACTTTTATGAAGCAGAATTAGCCATTCCGGATATTGAACAAAAAATAACCGAAACTGAAAATGCTTTATGTATACTTCTGGCAAAATCTCCAACCAAAATTGAACGTGGTTATCTGGAACAACAAACACTAACGTACGATCTTAAAATTGGAGTTCCGATGCAGCTTTTGGCAAACAGACCAGATGTACAACAAGCAGAATATAATTTTAGAGCGGCATTTGAAGAAACGAATGTGGCAAGAGCTTATTTTTATCCTGCTTTGACCATCAGCGGAGCGGCCGGTTTTTCTAGCTTTGGATTGAAAGACTGGTTTACAAACGGAGGACTTTTTGGTAATATTGCCGGAGGACTTACGCAGCCCATCTTCAATAAAGGAATCAATAAAGGAAGATTAGCGACGGCATTATCATTACAAAAAGAAGCCCTTTATAATTTTGAATTTTCGATGCTAAAAGCAAGTGAAGAAGTTTCGAATGCCTTATCTAAATATGATAACGCCGCTTTAAAGGAAGAAAAAAGAAAAAAACAATTAGAAGCTTTATTCAAAGCAGTTGAATTTAATAAAGAATTACTGAACAATTCCACCACCAATTATACTGATGTATTGACAGCCGAACAAAATTTATTAAACGCACAATTAAGAGGAATTGACGATCAAAGTCAAAAACTGCATGCGGTTGTAAACTTGTATCGCGCACTTGGCGGTGGCTGGAATTAA